Within the Haloarcula rubripromontorii genome, the region TCACACTCGGGTCCGGGCTTGCCCGGAACGTCAACCCAGAGAAGCGGCAGATCCCGGATATATTCTGAAACGCGCTGTTCGAGTTCGTGTTCCTGCTCGCGAACAGCGGTCGTCTCGGCGTCGGGATTCTGCTCGCCCCAGTGGGGACACTCGTCGTGCCAGCCGTGCTTCTCGATCAGTGCGCGCCCGACGTGCAAGCGGAAGATTGAGCCTCGGTGATTCCCGCCGCCGGCGTACTTGCCCTGGACGTTGCCTCGGTGCTGCCGGAGCCGGTTCCAGAGTGTGTTCGACGAACCTTCACTGACGCCGACGGTGCCGATTCGGGAGAGTCGCCAATCGACCGCTGTCGTTGCGCGAAGGTCGCTTGCTGGCGAGAAAAAGAAGTACACTCCTCGGTCAGGCCAATCCAACCGACCAGTGACATCCCCGAGGTAGTACGGCCCTCCGATCTGGTCACGCAAATCTGCTAAGACACTCAGAAACTGTCCGACAGGACTGCCACCTGACGCTGCTGTGGAACGCATATTCGACTCCCTCACCCACCAAGGGAGTCACAAAATACGGCTCTCAAGCACGTCTGGAAAGACACCGCTCCTTCTCAGCTCTCACCTTCGACGGCGTTGATCAGCTCCGCCGCAGTCGATGAGATACGGTTCAGCCGGTCCTGCAACGTCTCCGGTGCGTCGCCGTCCCACGCCGCCAAGTAGAACGCCGAGTTATCGGGGTCCAACTCGAAATGGCGACTCACGACGTAGGCGACCGCCTCGGCTTCGACCTCTCGCTTCGAGCGCTCCGTCTCATCGTCGACATCGAAGTGAAGAGCAGCGTGGGCGAACTCGTGGATGAGTGTACTCGCAAGAGCGGCCCGATTGTCCCGGTCGACCGCTTCGACCATTGGATTCGTAGTCACGACGCTCCGACGCTGGCAGACGCCCCGAGCAGACCCATGCTCCCACTCCGCTGGAGCAACGATTCGTGCGTCGACGCCGATCTCGTCGGTTGCATCCAACAGGTCCTCAACGAGTCCATCCGGGTCGCCGTGAGCTTCCGTCTCCAGTTCAGGAAGCGGCTCGCCTTCGGTCTGGGAGAC harbors:
- a CDS encoding ArdC-like ssDNA-binding domain-containing protein; amino-acid sequence: MSTIQSDTPEQSSQQSTCTFDDSDSRDDEMREQLDSWVEDLADLTNEAQASEQFQEWLDVQSKFHDYSARNTLLIKLQCPEATRVAGYNTWQDEFDRYVQSGEDAIWIWAPIITKKCPECGNSPSYHENTDCEYDETGPEEWRRGLVGFRPTSVFDVSQTEGEPLPELETEAHGDPDGLVEDLLDATDEIGVDARIVAPAEWEHGSARGVCQRRSVVTTNPMVEAVDRDNRAALASTLIHEFAHAALHFDVDDETERSKREVEAEAVAYVVSRHFELDPDNSAFYLAAWDGDAPETLQDRLNRISSTAAELINAVEGES